In one window of Archocentrus centrarchus isolate MPI-CPG fArcCen1 chromosome 11, fArcCen1, whole genome shotgun sequence DNA:
- the LOC115788753 gene encoding uncharacterized protein LOC115788753: MQKRTPNGQLVKEKMDLTFALRRKEVVESEPAVCEMVERWPALFTEDQVCMEFNRIVGKNLKQEFYESIDRHSPRLIEIFRSKRGNIGQMLTQLSQQTKTAEPTDIRTLVLRGLPVILGDNPTDFYKPAFDSDDDDSFRNIDIGILLVEPEGAVPSSSLHLSPASLKIVIEGEVVMDNIQDLPKAMCLLFGLAYAMHLSYPISMKFTFQFIQQVFLELGHVELKPKLQTLKNQLAM, from the exons atgcagaagagaaCACCAAATGGACAGCTTGTAAAAGAGAAGATGGATCTGACGTTTGCattgagaagaaaagaggtggtGGAGTCAGAACCTGCCGTATGTGAGATGGTGGAACGTTGGCCTGCTCTTTTCACAGAAGATCAG gTATGCATGGAGTTCAACAGGATTGTTGGCAAGAATCTCAAACAGGAATTCTATGAGAGCATTGATCGGCACAGTCCTCGTCTTATCGAGATTTTTCGATCCAAGAGAGGGAACATTGGCCAAATGTTGACACAGCTTTCCCAACAAACAAAG ACTGCAGAGCCAACTGATATTCGAacactggtgctcagaggactTCCTGTTATCCTTGGTGACAAccccacagacttctacaaaccagccttt gactcagatgatgatgactctTTCCGCAACATTGACATTGGGATCCTCCTTGTTGAACCTGAAGGTGCTGTGCCCTCATCCTCCCTGCATCTCAGTCCAGCCTCACTAAAAATTGTCATTGAGGGAGAAGTGGTGATGGACAACATTCAAGACCTGCCAAAAGCTATGTGTCTTCTCTTTGGACTTGCATATGCAATGCATCTCAGTTACCCCATTTCTATGAAGTTCACGTTCCAGTTCATCCAACAGGTATTTCTTGAGCTGGGCCACGTTGAACTAAAACCAAAGTTACAAAcattgaaaaaccagcttgcgaTGTAA